A genomic segment from Pseudoduganella chitinolytica encodes:
- a CDS encoding TonB-dependent receptor codes for MQQTTKGFSPHPNTRRRLIALAVAGAWAALTAPAGAQQASAVSTGATAPAATTPASEAAAAQATAAQTTPSTGADADAGPKVVVKGIRASLQSTLNLKRNSDGIVDGIVADDIGKFPDTNLAESLQRISGVSIDRNRGEGAQVTVRGVGPDLNMVLLNGRQMPTSNLGDLAGRAFDFSNLASESISQIQVYKSSRADTPPGGIGATINIMTGRPLDLGNTASVGAKVVYDTSNKHLPQEDKAKHSYTPEISGIYSTTWNDGMFGVAVSASYQERNLGVNTASITNGWQGPFRGDENSWGTIPQPGTAGAADIVNRPDPTDVYAVPQNISYFMRGTQRQRTNGQLTFQFRPNKDITTTLDYTYSQNKIQTKYHELSAWFNFGPSASSWTDGPIAAPLYYQENVANQDIAMNGGDYGTKSENNSLGFNAQWKVSRDLKLSLDVHHSTAESKADSPFGSENDLATVSFSRGNTRVDFSDEMPVLSIEGADFNRAPMQVSGSWFKNGYQKMKIDQVQASGRLNLMESSALNFGLSATNVENRSAFQQVQRDTWGGATTPADYPQSLWRADTLGQYFSKLGGSGNPALFQQIHLFDFAAMRQRAIEATGLPDKYSPSLADPDYDRRTTEKSRALYFQLNTEWDTALPMHTGLGFRYEKTDVTSTALSQTVAGVNWVSQNELPFVFSGKEFTTLKGDYHNLLPSLDWDMDLRPDFKVRASYGHTIGRPRYDQIQGGTTIDPTGTVNGGKGSRGNPALKPVKSKNLDLSAEWYYDKQSVVSLGLYYKKLDNYAGQTVADETSPNVTTPVGGRYWNAALASGCIVTDTNCLRNFILRTFDGEAGVTRGPDNAAGNATGTISGIPGDPFVHYDITTFVNEKAATLKGAEVNLQHMFGNSGFGIQANYTYVKSDLTFDNASKGNQFALVGLSDSANLIGIYEDAKWSIRAAYNWRDKFLSSVTDPVGPNPQYVEPYGQLDLSIGYNVSPRLALSFEAINVTDETQRVHGRHERMVLSATQSGPRYMVGARYKF; via the coding sequence GTGCAGCAGACAACCAAGGGATTTTCCCCGCATCCGAATACCAGGCGCCGCCTGATCGCCCTGGCCGTGGCCGGCGCCTGGGCCGCGCTGACAGCGCCTGCCGGCGCCCAGCAGGCCAGCGCCGTTTCGACCGGCGCCACGGCGCCCGCTGCCACCACGCCGGCCAGCGAAGCGGCCGCCGCCCAGGCCACGGCGGCGCAAACCACGCCATCGACCGGCGCCGATGCCGACGCGGGACCGAAGGTCGTCGTCAAGGGCATCCGCGCCAGCCTGCAATCGACCCTGAACCTGAAGCGCAACTCCGACGGCATCGTCGACGGCATCGTGGCCGACGACATCGGCAAGTTCCCCGACACCAACCTGGCCGAATCGCTGCAGCGCATCTCCGGCGTCTCCATCGACCGCAACCGCGGCGAAGGCGCGCAAGTCACCGTCCGCGGCGTCGGCCCGGACCTCAACATGGTGCTGCTCAACGGCCGCCAGATGCCCACGTCCAACCTCGGCGACCTGGCCGGGCGCGCCTTCGACTTCTCCAACCTGGCCTCCGAATCGATTTCGCAGATCCAGGTGTACAAGAGCTCGCGCGCGGACACGCCGCCGGGGGGCATCGGCGCCACCATCAACATCATGACGGGCCGGCCGCTCGACCTGGGCAACACGGCCAGCGTGGGCGCCAAGGTGGTGTACGACACCTCCAACAAGCACCTGCCGCAGGAGGACAAGGCCAAGCACTCGTACACGCCGGAGATCTCGGGCATCTACAGCACGACCTGGAACGACGGCATGTTCGGCGTGGCCGTCAGCGCCAGCTACCAGGAGCGCAACCTGGGCGTCAACACGGCGTCGATCACGAATGGCTGGCAAGGGCCCTTCCGCGGCGACGAGAACAGCTGGGGCACGATCCCGCAGCCCGGTACCGCGGGCGCCGCCGACATCGTCAACCGGCCCGACCCGACCGACGTCTACGCGGTGCCGCAGAATATCTCGTACTTCATGCGCGGCACGCAGCGCCAGCGCACCAACGGCCAGCTGACGTTCCAGTTCCGCCCCAACAAGGACATCACGACCACGCTGGACTACACGTACTCGCAGAACAAGATCCAGACCAAGTACCACGAGCTGTCCGCCTGGTTCAACTTCGGCCCTTCCGCCAGCAGCTGGACCGACGGTCCCATTGCCGCACCGCTCTACTACCAGGAGAACGTGGCGAACCAGGACATCGCCATGAACGGCGGCGACTATGGCACCAAGTCGGAAAACAATTCGCTGGGCTTCAATGCGCAGTGGAAGGTGTCGCGCGACCTGAAACTGAGCCTGGACGTGCACCACTCCACCGCGGAATCGAAGGCCGACAGCCCATTCGGCTCGGAGAACGACCTGGCCACCGTCAGCTTCAGCCGGGGCAACACGCGGGTCGACTTCAGCGACGAGATGCCGGTGCTGTCGATCGAGGGCGCGGACTTCAACCGCGCACCGATGCAGGTGTCGGGCTCCTGGTTCAAGAACGGCTACCAGAAGATGAAGATCGACCAGGTGCAAGCCAGCGGCCGCCTGAACCTGATGGAAAGCTCGGCGCTGAACTTCGGCCTGTCCGCCACCAACGTCGAGAACCGCTCCGCATTCCAGCAGGTGCAACGCGACACGTGGGGCGGCGCCACCACGCCGGCCGACTACCCGCAGTCGCTGTGGCGCGCCGATACGCTGGGCCAGTACTTCAGCAAGCTGGGGGGCTCCGGCAATCCGGCCCTGTTCCAGCAGATCCACCTGTTCGATTTCGCGGCGATGCGCCAGCGCGCCATCGAGGCGACGGGGCTGCCGGACAAGTATTCGCCCAGCCTGGCCGACCCTGACTACGACCGCCGCACGACGGAAAAGAGCCGCGCGCTGTACTTCCAGCTCAACACCGAGTGGGACACGGCGCTGCCGATGCATACGGGCCTGGGGTTCCGCTACGAGAAAACCGACGTCACCTCCACCGCCCTGTCGCAGACGGTGGCCGGCGTCAACTGGGTGTCGCAGAACGAACTGCCGTTCGTCTTCAGCGGCAAGGAATTTACGACGCTGAAAGGCGACTACCACAACCTGCTGCCGAGCCTCGACTGGGACATGGACCTGCGGCCCGACTTCAAGGTGCGCGCCAGCTACGGGCACACGATCGGCCGGCCGCGCTACGACCAGATCCAGGGCGGCACCACCATCGATCCGACCGGCACCGTCAACGGCGGCAAGGGCTCGCGCGGCAACCCGGCCCTGAAACCCGTGAAGTCGAAGAACCTCGACCTGTCGGCCGAGTGGTACTACGACAAGCAGAGCGTCGTCTCGCTGGGCCTATACTACAAGAAGCTGGACAACTACGCGGGCCAGACGGTCGCCGACGAAACGTCGCCGAACGTGACGACGCCGGTAGGCGGCAGGTACTGGAACGCGGCGCTGGCGTCGGGCTGCATCGTCACCGACACCAACTGCCTGCGCAACTTCATCCTGCGCACCTTCGACGGCGAGGCCGGCGTCACGCGCGGCCCGGACAACGCGGCCGGCAACGCCACCGGCACGATCAGCGGGATCCCCGGCGACCCGTTCGTCCACTACGACATCACCACCTTCGTCAACGAGAAGGCGGCGACGTTGAAAGGCGCCGAGGTCAACCTGCAGCACATGTTCGGCAACAGCGGCTTCGGTATCCAGGCCAACTACACGTACGTCAAGTCCGACCTGACGTTCGACAACGCCAGCAAGGGCAACCAGTTCGCGCTGGTCGGCCTGTCCGATTCGGCCAACCTGATCGGCATCTACGAGGACGCGAAGTGGTCGATCCGCGCCGCGTACAACTGGCGCGACAAGTTCCTCTCGTCCGTCACCGATCCGGTCGGCCCGAACCCGCAGTACGTGGAGCCGTACGGCCAGCTGGACCTGTCGATCGGCTACAACGTCAGCCCGCGCCTGGCGCTGTCGTTCGAAGCCATCAACGTGACGGACGAGACGCAGCGGGTGCACGGCCGGCATGAGCGCATGGTCCTGTCGGCCACGCAGTCGGGGCCGCGCTACATGGTGGGGGCGCGCTACAAGTTCTGA
- a CDS encoding calcium-binding protein, which yields MAYHVKPAPGPAHGPLGAPRKMGGAATSGEAGTLVLADAGSGSVALARAGDDLVIRYGSDEQVTVAGQFAGGGVGRIEFSGAIGVDTTDLATQLALQGTAGDDQLLGVAAGWSAHDRIHGYDGADYLRDADGGANLLDGGAGNDTIHYAADGENTIMGGAGDDTIVSLDGAGSGHASNVAGDGGDDCLVGGAGAETYAFRRGDGNDTLLGDTGAAGDPGAVDRFLFGAGIAPADVTFTQDATMLVLRIRDPDDPAALQSVRLFEWFGTAGSRYIEWFEFADGARIDAAQASAAATRMVGGADADLLRGYAETTLVDAGDGNDTIVANSEGAVVVRGGGGNDDISYVPRAATCVEGGSGDDTIVGQGPANEFEHTIAGGAGNDSLQGSEGREVYLFERGDGRDVLRDTGPAAQADRIVLGAGIVRSDVSVVRESDDLVLRIGGDGATADSIRVQQWFYGAERRIESVQFADGTALTAAQLSTLANTLVGTAGNDTLTGYHGTPSIDGLAGDDTITGGTTAALLRGGSGNDRVLYVASANNTIEGGSGDDYLAWTYNASSAASNVLVGGTGNDTLVGSDSFDTYHYNRGDGSDVIGDFGVAWATDRLAFGAGIARADLADSRVGQDLVLLVRDAANPEAVDRIRVRDWFAGDSYRIERLEFAGGTALSGSQLAALGATLRGTEANDTLNGYAETRAIDGGGGNDTIAGGTAVAALQGGAGHDMIRFAAEANAVVDGGSGNDTLIGSASTAATGTTRIAGGTGDDSITGTWGATTYLFNRGDGRDVITDNGDTASTDRLVFGAGIGQGELALRRSANDLVLTIGAGSADAANPAPGDRIAITGWFATAGRVIERIEFADGSFLTAAQVAGMTFGTAAADTLAAQDQHLLVGLGGDDRLTAGNRAALLDGGAGNDTLVGGAAADFLYGGQGNDSVTAGGSDVVGFNGGDGADTLLASGGNVTLALGGDSDPAQFQLAQAGSALLLALGGGDSVTLQDWYGGTPAHGVARLQVLDAQAGVAALYDFRALVAAFDDARAADGAIGWWDAGAGLSAVALAGTPGAAYGGTIAGDIAAHAGVTLLAPLLDTLRSGLFGVEAQAL from the coding sequence ATGGCATATCACGTCAAACCCGCCCCCGGACCGGCACACGGTCCATTGGGCGCGCCGAGGAAAATGGGCGGTGCCGCCACCAGCGGCGAGGCCGGCACGCTCGTGCTGGCGGATGCAGGCAGCGGCAGCGTGGCGTTGGCCCGCGCGGGCGACGACCTCGTGATTCGCTACGGCAGCGACGAGCAGGTGACGGTGGCCGGGCAGTTCGCCGGCGGCGGCGTCGGGCGCATCGAATTTTCCGGCGCCATTGGCGTCGACACGACCGACCTCGCCACGCAACTGGCCCTGCAGGGCACCGCCGGCGACGACCAGCTGCTGGGCGTTGCCGCGGGGTGGTCGGCGCACGACCGGATCCACGGCTACGATGGCGCGGACTATCTGCGGGACGCCGATGGCGGCGCCAACCTGCTGGACGGGGGCGCCGGCAACGACACGATCCACTACGCCGCCGATGGCGAGAACACGATCATGGGCGGTGCGGGCGACGACACCATTGTCAGCCTGGACGGCGCTGGCAGCGGCCATGCCAGCAACGTGGCGGGCGATGGCGGGGACGATTGCCTGGTGGGCGGCGCCGGCGCCGAGACTTATGCGTTCCGGCGCGGCGACGGCAACGACACGCTGCTGGGCGACACGGGCGCCGCCGGCGATCCAGGCGCGGTCGATCGCTTCCTGTTCGGCGCCGGCATCGCGCCGGCGGACGTGACGTTCACCCAGGACGCCACGATGCTGGTGCTGCGCATCCGCGACCCGGACGATCCGGCGGCCCTGCAGAGCGTACGGCTGTTCGAATGGTTCGGCACGGCCGGCAGCCGCTATATAGAATGGTTCGAGTTCGCCGACGGGGCGCGCATCGATGCCGCCCAGGCATCCGCGGCGGCCACGCGCATGGTCGGCGGCGCCGACGCCGACTTGTTGCGTGGCTATGCCGAGACCACGCTGGTCGATGCCGGCGACGGCAACGACACGATCGTCGCCAATTCCGAGGGCGCCGTCGTCGTGCGCGGCGGCGGCGGCAACGACGACATCAGCTACGTGCCGCGTGCCGCCACGTGCGTGGAAGGCGGCAGCGGCGACGACACCATCGTGGGGCAGGGTCCCGCCAACGAATTCGAGCACACGATCGCGGGCGGTGCCGGCAACGACAGCCTGCAAGGGTCGGAAGGCCGCGAGGTCTACCTGTTCGAGCGGGGCGACGGCCGCGACGTGCTGCGCGACACCGGTCCCGCCGCCCAGGCCGACCGCATCGTGCTGGGCGCAGGCATCGTCCGGTCCGACGTCAGCGTCGTCCGTGAGAGCGACGACCTGGTGCTGCGCATCGGCGGCGATGGGGCCACGGCCGACAGCATCCGCGTGCAGCAGTGGTTCTATGGCGCCGAGCGCCGCATCGAGAGCGTGCAATTCGCCGACGGCACCGCGCTGACGGCCGCGCAATTGTCGACGTTGGCCAACACGCTGGTCGGCACGGCCGGCAACGACACGCTGACGGGGTACCACGGCACGCCGTCGATCGACGGCCTGGCCGGCGACGACACGATCACGGGCGGCACCACGGCCGCCTTGCTGCGCGGCGGCAGCGGCAACGACCGCGTGCTGTACGTCGCCAGCGCCAACAATACAATCGAAGGAGGCAGTGGCGACGACTACCTGGCCTGGACGTACAACGCCAGCAGCGCCGCCAGCAACGTGCTGGTGGGCGGCACGGGTAACGACACCCTGGTCGGCAGCGACAGCTTCGATACCTACCATTACAACCGGGGCGACGGCAGCGACGTGATCGGCGACTTTGGCGTGGCCTGGGCCACCGACCGCCTGGCCTTCGGCGCCGGTATCGCGCGCGCCGATCTGGCCGACAGCAGGGTAGGGCAGGACCTCGTGCTGCTGGTGCGCGATGCGGCCAATCCGGAAGCCGTCGACCGCATCCGCGTGCGCGACTGGTTCGCGGGCGACAGCTACCGTATCGAACGGCTGGAGTTCGCCGGCGGGACGGCGCTCAGCGGCAGCCAGCTGGCCGCGCTGGGCGCGACGCTGAGGGGCACGGAGGCCAACGACACACTGAACGGCTATGCCGAGACGCGCGCCATCGACGGCGGCGGCGGCAACGACACGATCGCGGGCGGCACGGCGGTCGCGGCATTGCAGGGCGGCGCCGGCCACGACATGATCCGCTTCGCGGCCGAGGCCAATGCCGTGGTGGACGGTGGCAGCGGCAACGACACGCTGATCGGCTCCGCCAGCACCGCCGCAACAGGGACGACGCGAATCGCCGGTGGGACCGGCGACGACAGCATCACGGGCACCTGGGGCGCCACGACCTACCTGTTCAACCGCGGCGACGGCCGCGACGTCATCACCGACAACGGCGACACGGCCAGCACCGACCGGCTGGTCTTCGGCGCAGGCATCGGCCAGGGCGAGCTGGCGCTGCGGCGCAGCGCCAACGACCTCGTACTGACGATCGGCGCCGGGTCGGCCGATGCGGCCAATCCGGCGCCAGGCGACCGCATCGCGATCACGGGCTGGTTCGCCACCGCCGGCCGGGTCATCGAACGCATCGAGTTTGCCGACGGCTCCTTCCTGACGGCGGCCCAGGTGGCCGGCATGACGTTCGGCACGGCCGCTGCCGATACGCTGGCCGCGCAGGACCAGCACCTGCTGGTGGGGCTGGGTGGCGACGACCGGCTGACCGCAGGCAACCGCGCCGCGCTGCTGGACGGCGGCGCCGGCAACGACACGCTGGTGGGCGGCGCAGCGGCCGATTTCCTGTACGGCGGGCAGGGCAACGACAGCGTGACGGCGGGCGGCAGCGATGTCGTCGGTTTCAACGGCGGCGACGGCGCGGACACATTGCTGGCCAGTGGCGGCAACGTCACCCTGGCGCTGGGCGGCGACAGCGATCCGGCGCAGTTCCAGCTGGCGCAGGCCGGCAGCGCCCTGCTGCTGGCGCTGGGTGGCGGCGACAGCGTGACGTTGCAGGACTGGTATGGCGGCACGCCCGCGCACGGCGTCGCGCGGCTGCAGGTGCTCGACGCGCAGGCCGGTGTCGCCGCGCTGTACGATTTCCGCGCGCTGGTCGCGGCCTTCGACGATGCCCGTGCGGCCGACGGCGCCATCGGCTGGTGGGACGCGGGCGCCGGATTGTCCGCTGTCGCGCTGGCCGGCACGCCTGGCGCGGCCTATGGCGGCACCATCGCGGGCGACATCGCGGCGCATGCCGGCGTGACACTGCTGGCGCCGCTGCTCGACACCTTGCGTTCCGGGTTGTTCGGGGTGGAGGCGCAGGCGCTTTGA
- a CDS encoding glycosyl hydrolase family 18 protein yields MERALPRKTLMAGLVGTLLGTLLTACGGDGSAPEPQAKRLLAGAVAAADCPAWSSSAVYTQGMCVTYNGAVYKAKWWTQNNVPGTEQWGPWELQAVTPTPTPTPTPTPTPTPTPTPTPTPTPTPTPTPTPNGREIGSYFAQWGVYGRAYEVADIHTTKTPVNGVQTSVADQLTFINYAFGNVYQKNGGYECGMVTKAESGDGTGGDAYADYQRSPARTVNGQAVPWDAPLSGNFLQLKLLKQAHPNLKVFISLGGWSWSKYFSAAAKTDALRKQLVKSCVAMFIKGDLPVQDGRGGPGSAKGVFDGIDIDWEYPGGGGMEYNTVDPADKQNFTLLMAEFRAQLDAQGAADGKRYALTAAIGAGADKIANTEPAKYSQYMDWVNVMTYDFHGGWESTTNFHSPLYRDSADPSTGNVAKYNANDAITALTAAGMPKNKILLGIPFYGRGWKGVPAGPNGNGLYQTATGPAPGAYEAGIDDYKVLVNKAGQRWYHPQTKQLFLYTGTGEWWSYDDPTVIATKMQYVRDQGLRGAFSWELDGDANGALTSAVWQGR; encoded by the coding sequence ATGGAACGTGCACTACCGAGAAAAACCCTGATGGCCGGCCTGGTCGGCACCCTGCTCGGCACCCTGCTGACCGCGTGTGGTGGCGACGGCTCGGCGCCGGAACCGCAGGCCAAACGCCTGCTGGCCGGTGCCGTTGCCGCCGCCGACTGCCCGGCCTGGAGCAGCAGCGCCGTCTACACGCAGGGCATGTGCGTGACCTACAACGGCGCCGTCTACAAGGCCAAGTGGTGGACCCAGAATAACGTGCCGGGTACCGAACAGTGGGGCCCGTGGGAACTGCAGGCGGTGACGCCTACCCCGACGCCGACCCCAACGCCTACCCCAACGCCAACGCCAACGCCAACGCCAACCCCAACCCCCACGCCGACGCCGACGCCCACGCCAACGCCGAACGGTCGCGAAATCGGTTCCTACTTCGCCCAATGGGGCGTGTACGGCCGTGCTTACGAGGTGGCCGACATCCATACGACGAAGACGCCGGTCAACGGCGTGCAGACCAGCGTCGCCGACCAGCTCACGTTCATCAACTACGCCTTCGGCAACGTCTACCAGAAAAACGGCGGCTACGAATGCGGCATGGTCACCAAGGCGGAATCGGGCGACGGCACCGGCGGCGACGCCTATGCCGACTACCAGCGTTCGCCGGCCCGCACCGTCAACGGCCAGGCCGTGCCATGGGATGCGCCGCTGTCGGGCAACTTCCTGCAACTGAAGCTGCTCAAGCAGGCGCACCCGAACCTGAAGGTGTTCATCTCGCTGGGCGGCTGGAGCTGGTCGAAGTACTTCTCGGCGGCAGCCAAGACCGACGCACTGCGCAAGCAGCTGGTCAAGTCCTGCGTGGCCATGTTCATCAAGGGCGACCTGCCGGTGCAGGACGGCCGCGGCGGTCCCGGCTCGGCCAAGGGCGTGTTCGACGGCATCGACATCGACTGGGAATACCCGGGCGGCGGCGGCATGGAATACAACACGGTGGACCCGGCCGACAAGCAGAACTTCACGCTGCTGATGGCCGAGTTCCGCGCCCAGCTCGACGCGCAGGGCGCGGCGGACGGCAAGCGCTACGCGCTGACGGCGGCCATCGGCGCCGGGGCCGACAAGATCGCCAACACGGAGCCGGCCAAGTATTCGCAGTACATGGACTGGGTCAACGTGATGACGTATGACTTCCACGGCGGCTGGGAGAGCACGACGAACTTCCACTCGCCGCTGTACCGCGACTCCGCCGATCCGTCCACGGGCAACGTGGCCAAGTACAACGCCAACGATGCCATCACGGCGCTGACGGCGGCCGGCATGCCGAAGAACAAGATCCTGCTGGGGATCCCGTTCTACGGCCGCGGCTGGAAAGGCGTACCGGCCGGCCCGAACGGCAATGGCCTGTACCAGACGGCGACCGGTCCGGCACCGGGCGCGTACGAAGCCGGCATCGACGATTACAAGGTCCTCGTCAACAAGGCCGGCCAGCGCTGGTACCACCCGCAGACGAAGCAGCTGTTCCTGTACACGGGCACGGGCGAATGGTGGAGCTACGACGACCCGACCGTGATCGCCACGAAGATGCAGTACGTGCGCGACCAGGGCCTGCGCGGCGCGTTCTCGTGGGAGCTGGATGGCGATGCCAACGGTGCGCTGACCAGCGCTGTCTGGCAGGGCCGCTAA
- a CDS encoding cupin-like domain-containing protein: MKRRAAVHPIGPVAGVSNDWRRWIAENLVLGSHPDTLAGVLREHGVPPDVALAEIDAALASPYLHGVLRLHSRLAKRDWLLGIEARLQRMAPPELTTVVPRRARLSGETFLREHYLTNQPVIITDMLEDCPARGWTLDALARRFGPRIVEVQGSRTADPDYEMNSIAHKAVMPFGDYVAQVRAAGHTNDFYMTANNDGRNRAALAELWEEMPRLPEYLADERKGFFWLGPAGTVTPFHHDLTNNFMMQLMGRKRVRLIAPCHTPQLYNTRHCFTPVDGRAIDLQRFPALAGMPIAECELAPGEILFLPVGWWHFVEALDISLTVSATHFRWDNDFYSSYPSNHDF; encoded by the coding sequence ATGAAACGTCGCGCTGCCGTCCACCCCATCGGCCCCGTCGCGGGCGTCAGCAACGACTGGCGCCGCTGGATCGCCGAGAACCTCGTGCTGGGCAGCCACCCGGACACGCTGGCCGGCGTCCTGCGCGAGCATGGCGTGCCGCCCGACGTGGCGCTGGCCGAGATCGACGCCGCGCTGGCCAGTCCCTACCTGCACGGCGTGCTGCGGCTGCACAGCCGCCTGGCCAAGCGCGACTGGCTGCTGGGAATCGAGGCACGCCTGCAGCGCATGGCGCCGCCGGAGCTGACGACCGTCGTGCCACGTCGCGCGCGCCTGTCCGGCGAAACCTTCCTGCGCGAGCATTACCTGACCAACCAGCCCGTCATCATCACGGACATGCTGGAGGACTGTCCGGCGCGGGGCTGGACGCTGGATGCGCTGGCCCGCCGCTTCGGCCCGCGCATCGTGGAGGTGCAAGGCAGCCGCACGGCCGATCCGGACTACGAGATGAACAGCATCGCCCACAAGGCGGTGATGCCGTTCGGCGACTATGTGGCGCAGGTGCGCGCGGCGGGCCATACCAACGACTTCTACATGACCGCCAACAACGACGGCCGCAACCGCGCGGCGCTGGCGGAACTGTGGGAGGAGATGCCGCGGTTGCCCGAGTACCTGGCGGACGAACGCAAGGGTTTCTTCTGGCTGGGGCCCGCCGGCACCGTGACGCCGTTCCATCATGACCTCACCAACAACTTCATGATGCAGCTGATGGGGCGCAAGCGCGTGCGCCTGATCGCCCCCTGCCATACACCGCAGTTGTACAACACGCGGCATTGCTTCACGCCGGTCGACGGCCGCGCCATCGACCTGCAGCGCTTCCCGGCGCTGGCCGGCATGCCGATCGCCGAGTGCGAACTGGCACCCGGCGAGATCCTGTTCCTGCCCGTCGGCTGGTGGCACTTCGTCGAGGCGCTGGACATCTCGCTGACCGTCTCGGCCACGCACTTCCGCTGGGATAACGATTTCTACAGCAGTTACCCGAGTAACCATGACTTTTAA